A single Mustela lutreola isolate mMusLut2 chromosome X, mMusLut2.pri, whole genome shotgun sequence DNA region contains:
- the LOC131822041 gene encoding ferritin light chain-like, protein MSDRICQNFSAKVEAALQHLINLHLQASSTYLYLRFYFEGNDVALNGMGRFFQELAEEKQKGARCFLKMQSQWSDFPVLPDEQKLSEDEWLSSVDAMEAAMVLEKSLNQALLDLHALGAANADPHLCDFLESHFLEEEMKIIKRMGDHLTNLRRLANPQGGLSEYLFGKLTLKSDEEAPAPSSL, encoded by the coding sequence ATGAGCGACCGTATCTGCCAGAATTTTTCTGCCAAGGTGGAGGCCGCACTCCAGCACCTCATCAACCTGCATCTGCAGGCCTCCTCCACCTACCTCTATCTGCGCTTTTATTTTGAAGGTAACGATGTAGCTCTGAACGGCATGGGCCGCTTCTTCCAAGAGTTGGCTGAGGAGAAGCAGAAAGGTGCCCGGTGTTTCTTGAAGATGCAAAGCCAGTGGAGCGACTTCCCCGTTCTCCCGGATGAGCAGAAGCTGTCCGAAGATGAGTGGCTTAGCAGCGTGGATGCTATGGAAGCTGCGATGGTCTTGGAGAAGAGCCTGAACCAGGCCCTTCTGGATCTGCATGCCCTGGGTGCTGCCAACGCAGATCCTCATCTCTGTGATTTTCTGGAGAGCCACTTCCTGGAAGAGGAGATGAAGATCATCAAGAGGATGGGTGACCACCTAACTAACCTCCGCAGGCTGGCCAACCCCCAAGGGGGGCTGAGTGAGTATCTCTTCGGAAAGCTCACCCTGAAGTCTGATGAGGAGGCTCCTGCGCCCAGCAGTCTTTGA